ACATGGTCTAGAAGGTCTACTATAATACCTGATTTCATTGGACTTACAATTGCAGTGCATAATGGTAAGCAGCATATTCCGGTATATGTAACAGAGAATATGGTTGGGCATAAATTTGGAGAGTTTTCAAATACGAGAACTTTCAAAGGTCATGCGGGGGATAAAAAAGCCGTTGGATCTAAAAGATAGGAATTAGCATAATGCAAACAACTGCAATATTACGTGGTGTTAGGTTATCTAATCAAAAAGGACGTCTTGTGGCAAACCAGATTAGAGGGATGCCGGTTGACAAGGCTCTGAATTTGTTAGCTTTTAGCCCAAAGAAGGGGGCGGCTATCATTAAGAAACTGCTTGAGTCAGCAATAGCAAATGCAGAGCATAATGATGGTGCGGATATTGATGAGCTTAAAGTATTATCCATTTATGTTGATCGTGGCACTTTCATGATGCGGACAAGCCCGCGCGCAAAAGGACGCGGGAATCGTATTGCTAAGCCTACCTGTCATATATCGCTTACTGTAGCTGATTAAGATGATCCTACTTAATAAAACAAACTAAGATATTATGGGACAAAAAATACATCCAACTGGATTTCGTCTATCCGTTCACAGAAATTGGTCTTCTAGATGGTATGCGAATAGCGCTACATTTTCAGACATGCTTAATGAAGATATCAAGGTACGTGCATATCTTTCAAGTAAATTGAAACACGCATCGGTGGGTAGGGTTTTGATTGAGCGCCCATCAAAAAATGCACGCATTACAATATTTACTTCACGTCCTGGTGTGGTTATTGGGAAAAAAGGTGAAGATATTGAAGTTTTGCGTTCAGAGTTGCAAAAAAGAATGGGGGTTCCTGTTCATGTTAATATTGAAGAAATTAGAAAGCCAGAAATAGATGCGCAGCTTATTGCAGACAATATAGCGCAGCAACTTGAAAAAAGAATTATGTTTCGACGTGCGATGAAGCGTGCCATGCAGAATGCGATGCGGCTGGGTGCTCAAGGCATAAAAATCATGAGTTCAGGTAGGCTAAATGGTATAGAGATTGCTCGTACAGAATGGTATCGTGAAGGAAGAGTCCCCTTGCATACGTTGCGAGCTGATTTGGATTATGGTACATCCGAAGCGAGAACAACCTATGGCATAATTGGCATTAAGGTTTGGATTTTTAAAGGTGAGCTTTTGGGTAAATCTGATCAAGCTAATGCTAATATATCAAGCCCACCATTTCCTGCTGATTCAAATAAGAAAAATTAGATTTTGGGATTTCCACTTTTTATCTATAGTCAATCTTTCAAATGGACTTAATGGATAAGGGTTTCTATTTCAATTTAGTATATATAAATAGAATTTTTTAACTTTCTGTTAGTGGAAAGGTATAGAGCTAGGAGATAATGATGTTGCAACCAGCTAGAACAAAATATCGAAAGCAACAAAAAGGACGTAACACAGGAGTTGCAACTCGCGGTGCTAAGGTTAGTTTTGGTGAATTTGGTTTAAAAGCAGTTGGGCGTGGACGTATAACTGCGCGTCAAATTGAATCTGCAAGACGCGCAATGACGCGCCATATTAAAAGAGGCGGCCGAATTTGGATCAGAATATTCCCTGATAAGCCGATATCACATAAACCAGCTGAGGTAAGAATGGGTAAAGGTAAGGGAAATCCTGAATACTTTGTAGCTGAAATTCAGCCTGGGAAAATGTTGTATGAAATGGATGGTGTTAATGAAGAGCTTGCTAGGCAGGCATTTAGATTGGCTGCATCGAAATTACCTATTCAAACAACATTTGTTATACGACAGATTGGTGGTTAATCATGAAATTAAATGAACTAAGAAGCTTAACAGTGGATGAGCTGAAGAATGAGTTATTGCTGCTTCTGAAATCTCAATTCGGTTTGAGGATGCAACAAGCGGCACAGCAATTATCTAATCACAATCAGATTCGTAACACTCGTAGGGATATTGCGCGGGTGAAAACTATTCTTTCTCAGAAGACTCATTAACTATGAGTAATGATAATTTAAATCGTACTCTTACAGGTAGAGTGATCAGTAATAAAACAAGCAAAACGGTCACCGTACTTGTTGAGCGAAAAGTAAAACATCCGCTTTACGGAAAAATCATTTCTCGCTCAAAGAAATATCACGCTCATGATGAAAAAAATGAATATGAAATGGGTGATGCCGTGATTATTGAGGAATGTCGTCCATTGTCTAGAACCAAAGCATGGCGCGTAATTAAATTACTATCGAAATCTACTTTGGTTTGATTAGTTAATGGCTGTTTGTTTGTTGGATTGTTACATTTTATTGTTATTAACTAATAAATAAATTGTATTTATGATAGTGAGAATGTAAAATGGCCGATTACTTGCTATTTGTTCTTTCTTTATAATATAATCAGCGTAGTTTTCTTTGGCCAAACTTAAACCATTCCTGTGTTAGTCACATTGTTGTGACTAGTTGATGCAGAAGAGAGAGTAAAAATGATTCAAATGCAATCTATACTTAACGTTGCGGATAATACTGGCGCGCGTTCTATTATGTGTATCAAGGTTCTAGGCGGATCTAAGAGGCAATATGCAGGAATAGGCGATATTATTAAGGTAAGTGTCAAGGATGCTGCTCCGCGGGGAAGAGTGAAGAAAGGTGAAGTATATAATGCAGTTGTCGTTCGCACTGCCAAGGGAGTGCGTCGTGTAGATGGGTCCCTTATTAAATTTGACAGTAATGCTGCGGTTCTTTTGAATAATAAACTTGAGCCGATAGGTACTCGTATATTTGGACCAGTAACGCGCGAATTACGAAACGCACGTTTTATGAAAATTGTTTCGCTTGCGCCTGAGGTTCTTTAGTTTAGAGCAGGATTACAGAAGAGAATAAGATGAGAAAGATCAAGAAAGGTGATGATGTAATTGTTATTGCGGGTAAGGATAAGGGTAAACGTGGATCAGTTATGCGTGTTGTTGGGGATGATGGTTTGGTTGTTCAGGGTGTGAATAGAGTTAAAAAACATCAAAAACCTAATCCAGCGAAAGGGCTAGATGGCGGCATTACTGAATTAGAGATGCCTTTGCATCTATCTAATGTAGCGATATTTAATTTTTCAACCAAGAAAGCGGATAGAGTTGGTTTTAAGATTAATGATAAAAATCAAAAAATACGCATTTTTAAGTCAAATGGTCAAGAAATTGACGCATAACTCAAGGTAATTTGTATATGGCACGCTTGCAGGAGTTTTACCGAGATACTGTTACGAAACAGTTAATGGAGCAGTTCAATTATAAATCTATAATGGAAGTTCCAAAAATCAGTAAAATTACACTTAATATCGGTGTTGGAGAAGCAACTGCTGATAAGAAGGTTATTGAGAATGTTGTGTCAGACATGCTGAAGATTTGTGGACAGCAACCCGTTGTAACCAAAGCGAAGAAATCAATTGCCACATTCAAAGTTCGTGAGGGATATCCTGTTGGATGCACGGTTACATTACGCCGTTTACGAATGTATGAGTTTCTGGATCGATTAATTACAGTTGCAATACCAAGGATACGGGATTTTAGAGGAATTTCTGGGAAATCGTTTGATGGTAGAGGTAACTATAATATGGGTATAAAGGAGCAAATTATATTTCCAGAAATCGAATACGACAAAATAGATGCTTTGCGCGGTATGAATATTACGTTTACAACTAGTGCTAAGACTGATCTGGAAGCAAAGGCATTGTTGTCGGCATTTAGTTTTCCATTTAAAAATTGAGAATGTAATGGCAAAAATAGCTATTATTAATCGTGATAAAAAACGAAGAGAAATTGTTAAAAAATTCGCGAGTAAGCGGGAAGCTCTGAATAAGGCTGCGAATGATATAAATTCGAGTCTTGAAGAGCGATATAACGCAAGAATAGAATTGCAAAAGTTGCCAAGAGACTCTAGTCCTGTACGTTTGAGGAACCGATGTGCTTTAACTGGCAGACCCCGAGGAGTGTATTCAAAGTTTGGTTTGGGTCGCAGTAAACTTCGGGATATCGCAATGAGCGGTAAAATACCAGGAATCACTAAAGCGAGTTGGTAAGATTGTTTTGTAATATAGCTTTATATATTATTTAATAATTCTTTCGCATGAATCAATTTTAAGTTTGTATTGATACCAGTAGAATGTAGCGTATCAAAATAAATTATTCGATACTATAGGTAACCTTTCATGAGTATGAGTGATCCCATCGCTGATATGTTGACGCGAATACGAAATGCGCAGCTAGCTGAAAAATCATCTGTTTTGATGCCATCATCAAAGCTAAAAAAATCTATTGCTATGGTCTTAGAGGCGGAAGGCTATATAGAAAGCTATAGTACTCGTGAGTTAGAAAATAAAGCGGTGCTGGAAATTAAGCTGAAATATTATGCAGGCTCTCCTGTTATTGAAAAAATTAATAGAATTAGTCGTCCTGGGCTAAGAATTTATAAATCTACAGCTAATATTCCAAGTGTCATGAATGGATTGGGTGTTGCTATCGTGTCAACCTCAAAAGGAGTGATGACGGATCGTAAAGCTCGTGCCTCTGGAGTTGGCGGCGAAATTTTATGTACTATAGTTTAACTGGAGTTAGATTATGTCTCGTGTGAGTCAGAATCCTGTGCAAATACCATCTAATGTAGATATTGATTTGTCATCATCCGAAATTACGATTAAAGGTCCTTTAGGGGTATTGCAGCATAAATTAACTTCGGATATAAAGCTGGAGATTAATGATGGTGTCTTGTTAGTCAAGGCAACTAATGATTCCAAGCAAGCAAATGCAATGTCGGGAACCATGCGTGCTTTAATAGCAAATATGGTCCAAGGTGTTGTTAATGGTTTCCAGAAAAAATTATCATTGGTTGGCGTTGGTTATCGAGCACAGACCGACGGATATAGTTTAAATTTGGCGCTGGGTTATTCGCATCCTATCGTCCATAAAATGCCTTCTGGAATTAAAGCTGAGACACCGAGTCAGACCGAGGTGATTATTAAAGGGATCGATAAGCAAAAAGTCGGACAGGTTGCAGCTGAAATTCGCGCATATAGAAGACCGGAGGTTTATAAGGGTAAGGGCGTTCGGTACTCGGATGAGGTGATTGTTCTTAAAGAAGCCAAGAAAAAATAATTGAGATATATATGCAGAATCTAAAACAAATGCGTTTACGTCGGGCACGACGTTCACGTGCTAAAATTGCTGAATTAGGTATTTTTCGCTTGTCGGTTCATCGGACTAACGCACATATTTATGCTCAATTGATTGATGATAGCGGTGGGAAAGTATTAGCTAGTGCATCGACTCTTGAGCCCGAAATTCGCAAAGATTTAACTTGTGGCGGTAATGTTGTGGCGGCTTCTATTATTGGTAAACGGATAGCAGAAAAAGCAATAAAATGTGGCATTGAGGCCGTTGCATTTGATAGATCTGGTTATAAATACCATGGTCGCGTTAAAGCATTGGCTGAAGCGGCGCGCGATAATGGGCTTAAATTTTAATTGAAGGTTTGACTATGGCTAAAATGGGAAGAACACAGGGTAAGCCACCATCAACAGATGAGAGTTCTGATGGACTTAAAGAAAAAATGGTCGCCATTAATCGTGTTACCAAGGTTGTAAAGGGTGGCCGTATACTTGGATTTGCTGCTTTAACAGTAGTTGGTGATGGTGATGGCGGTGTTGGAATGGGTAAAGGTAAATCTCGTGAAGTTCCTGTTGCCGTTCAAAAGGCAATGGATGAAGCGCGTCGTAAGATGATAAAGGTCAAATTAAAAAATGGCACAATTTATCATCCCGTTGTGGGTGTTCATGGAGCTGCAAAAGTATATATGCAACCTGCTTCAGAAGGCACTGGTATTATTGCCGGTGGGCCTATGCGTGCTATTTTCGAAGTAATGGGAATGCATAATATTTTGGCTAAATGTATCGGCTCTACCAATCCATATAACGTTGTTCGTGCTACCTTACAGGGTTTGAGTAATATGAACACTCCCGCAAATATTGCTGCTAAACGTGGTAAAAGTGTTGAGGAAATTCTGGATTTAGGAAAATGAGTAAAGATTTGGATAGCTTGAATGTTAAAATTACGTTGGTTAAAAGCTTAATTGGCACCAAACGGTCACATCGAGCTACTGTGCGTGGATTAGGGTTGCGCAGAATAAACAGTTCGCGTGTCGTTAAAATGACACCAGCAATACAAGGTATGATTAGTAAAGTTAACTATCTACTTAAGTGTGAGGGCTAGATGTATCTTAATTCAATTAAACCTGGGTTTGGTTCAAATCCAAGCAGGCGTCGTCTAGGTAGAGGAATAGGATCTGGTCTGGGTAAAACAGCGGGTAGAGGACATAAAGGTCAAAAATCTCGAGCAGGTGGTTTTCATAAAACTGGATTCGAAGGTGGTCAAATGCCTTTGCAGCGTCGTTTACCTAAACGTGGTTTTGTGTCGCCTAAGAGTAACCAATCCTTTAAAATTAGGCTTTCAACAATTAATAAATTAACCGAAGATAATATTAATCTTGTAACTCTAAAAGAGATGGGTATTATTTCTCGTCAGATTAAATATGTGAAAATCTATTTATCGGGAAATATTGAGAGAAAAGTTACTTTGTCTGGAGTTTCAGTAACAAGTGGAGCGAAAGCTGCTATCGAATCTGTCGGTGGTAGCGTTGAATAGTTGCATAAGGAAGCTAAGTGGCTACTAAAGATACAAGAATCAAAAGCGTAGACAAATTCAGCGATTTAAAACGTCGTTTGTGGTTTTTATTGCTTGCTTTGATTGTTTATAGGATAGGTGCACATGTTCCGGTTCCCGGCATTGATCCTGTTGTATTAAAGGATCTGTTTGAATCCCAGGAAGGTGGAGTCCTGGGTATGTTTAATATGTTTTCTGGCGGTGCATTATCTCGCTTTTCGATATTTGCTTTAGGTATAATGCCGTATATCTCCGCTTCTATTATTATGCAATTAGGTGCGGTTGCCATTCCGTACTTGGAAACCTTAAAGAAAGAGGGCGAGTCTGGCCGTAGAAAAATAACCCAATACACGCGGTATGGAACTTTGGGTTTGGCTTTATTACAGGGATATGGTATTTCTATCGCATTACAGTCGCAGGCAGGTTTGGTAATTGAACCTGGTCCTATGTTTGTATTAACGACTGTAATAACTTTGGTCACGGGCACAATTTTTCTAATGTGGTTGGGTGAACAAATTACGGAACGTGGCATCGGGAATGGTATCTCGTTAATTATATTCGCTGGGATTGCTGCAGGTTTGCCGAGTGCTATTGGCGGTACATTGGAGCTTGTGAGTACCGGTGCGATGCATTTCTTGGTTGCATTGGCAATCTTTATTGCAGCGGCATTAGTGACTGCTTTTGTTGTATTTGTTGAACGTGGCCAACGTAAAATTTTAGTGAATTATGCAAAACGACAAGTTGGAAAAAAGGTTTATGGTGGCCAGAGTTCACACTTACCATTAAAATTAAATATGTCCGGTGTTATTCCGCCGATTTTCGCATCCAGTATTATCTTGTTTCCTGCAACATTGGCTGGTTGGTTTGCTACGGGTGAGTCTATGGTCTGGCTTAAAGACATCAGCGGCGCATTATCACCTGGGCAGCCACTCTATGTCATGCTGTACGCGACCATGATTATTTTCTTTTGTTTCTTTTATACGGCTCTTGTTTTCAATCCGAAGGAGACTTCAGATAATTTGAAAAAAAGCGGCGCTTTTATACCGGGTATCAGGCCTGGTGATCAAACGGTGAAATTTATTGAACGGATAATGCTTCGTTTAACTTTAGCTGGATCGATCTATGTCACCTTGGTTTGCTTGCTTCCTGAGTTTTTGATTCTTAAATGGAATGTCCCATTTTATTTTGGCGGCACATCACTTTTGATTATTGTCGTTGTAACTATGGATTTTATGTCTCAGGTACAATCTCATGTTATGTCTTCGCAATATGAGAGTTTGTTGAAGAAAACGAATTTTAAGGGTGGCGGCGCTAAATTTCCGGTGCGATAACTAATTATAAAATTGAGATGGCCAAAGAAGAAACTATTCAGATGCAGGGAGAGATATTGGAAACTCTTCCAAATGCCACCTTCCGTGTGAAGCTGGAAAATGGGCATATTGTGCTTGCTCATATATCGGGAAAAATGCGTATGCATTACATAAGAATTTTGCCTGGTGATAAAGTAACCGTTGATTTGACACCTTATGATTTAACGCGTGCGCGTATTACGTTTCGTGCTAAGTAGCTTTATTTATTTGCATTTTACTAATCTTAAATCTATTGATGTCTTTTCAATTAATATGATTTCTATTTAAAGTAAAGTATTCGGAGACATTTATATGAAAGTTTTAGCTTCCGTAAAAAAGATTTGTCGTAATTGTAAAGTGATACGACGTAATAGAGTCGTAAGAGTTATTTGTTCAGACCCCAGGCATAAGCAAAGACAAGGTTAATTGAACTAAATTTATTCTTTTTTTTTGGTAGGATACAGTAATATGGCCCGAATCGCTGGCGTTAATATTCCAAACCATCAACATGTTAAGATCGCATTAACTGCAATTTATGGTATTGGAAATTCCAGGTCTCAGAAAATTTGTGAAACTATTGGTATCGATTGTAACGTTAAACTTAAAGATATTTCTGACTCGCAAATTGATAAGCTTCGAGATCATATCGCTAAGCTTACGGTAGAAGGTGATTTGCGTAGAGAAATATCTATGAATATTAAACGACTAATGGATCTTGGTTGTTATCGTGGATTACGTCATCGCCGTGGATTACCTGTTCGTGGACAGCGCACGAAAACTAATGCCAGAACTCGTAAGGGTCCTCGCAAAGCAGTGCGTGCAAGGTAATTACAAATTTTATCAGATTGTAAAAGACAAGGAAAATTGTTACTATGGTTAAGGCTGTTTCACGTGTAAGAAAGAAAGTTAAAAAGAATGTGACAGAGGGTATTGCCCATATACATGCTTCTTTTAATAATACCATTGTGACGATTACTGATCGCCAGGGTAACGCTTTATCTTGGGCTACTTCTGGTGGTGCTGGTTTTAAGGGGTCTCGAAAAAGTACTCCTTTTGCAGCACAAGTTGCTGCTGAATCAGCTGGAAAAGTAGCTCAAGAATGCGGAGTTAAAAACCTTGAGGTCCGTATTAAAGGACCTGGCCCTGGGAGAGATTCTGCAGTGCGTGCATTAAATGCGGCTGGTTTTAAAATTACCAGTATATCTGATGTGACACCTGTTCCTCATAACGGTTGTCGGCCACCCAAAAAACGCCGAATTTAAGGAGATTATTTTGGCTAGAAATCTTGATCCAAAATGCCGTCAATGTCGACGTGAAGGTGAAAAATTATTTCTGAAGGGCGAGAAGTGCTTTACGGATAAATGTGGCATCGAAAGAAGAAACTATGCACCTGGTCAACATGGCCAGAAAAAATCACGTTTGTCCGATTATGGCGTGCAACTTCGTGAAAAACAAAAGCTTAGACGTATTTATGGTATTTTAGAAAGCCAGTTTCGTAATATATATAGCAGTGCTGATAAGCAGCGCGGTGTGACTGGTGAGAATTTATTGCAGCTGTTAGAAAGTCGTCTTGATAACGTTACATATCAAATGGGATTTGGTGCATCTCGCTCTGAGGCAAGGCAGATTGTAAGACATAACTCAATTATAGTTAATGGGAAACGTGTTAACATACCTTCTTTTATTGTTAATCCAGGTGATGTAATTGAAGTTACTGAAAAGGCTAAAAGCCATTTGCGTATTAAGTCATCTTTAGATGCTGCGGAACGTCGTACTTTTCCTCAGTGGATAGAGGTAGACGTTAAGGCTATGAAAGGAGTATTTAAATCTAGGCCTGAGAGATCTGATTTGCCGACTACTATTAATGAGTCACTAGTAGTAGAACTATATTCTAAGTAATTTGTTATTGTTGGCAAGCGTTCCAAGGAAAGATATGGCTATGCAAAGTAATGATTTTTTAGTTCCACGTATTATTGATGTCCAGAATATTTCGCCTTTACATGCGAAAGTAATCATGGAACCTTTCGAACGTGGCTATGGACATACCTTAGGTAATGCACTTCGTCGCATATTACTGTCTTCTATGCCTGGCTTTGCTCCGACGGCAGTTAAAATAGCGGGTGTGGTGCATGAATATTCTGCACTTGATGGCGTTCAAGAGGATGTTGTTGATGTTTTATTAAACCTTAAGGGAATTGTACTTAAGTTACATAATAATAATGAATCCATTCTTTTGCTTAATAAGAATGGTAAGGGTGTCGTCACTGCAGGTGATATACAGACAGGGCATGATGTTGAAATTATCAATCCTGATCATGTAATTGCCCATCTTACTTCAGATGGCCAGCTTGATATGCAAATTAAAGTTGAAATGGGCAGAGGATATGTTCCCGCAACTGCAAGGAAAAACGCGGATGACGATAAGAGTATTGGTACTATACTGCTTGATGCTTCTTTTAGCCCCATTCGTCGAGTTAGCTATTCAGTAGAGAGCGCGCGCGTTGAGCAACGTACAGATTTGGATAAACTGATTGTCGATATTGAAACGAATGGCGTTGTTGATCCTGAGGAAGCAATTCGCTATGCCGCAAGAGTATTGGTAGGTCAATTATCTGTTTTTGCTGAGCTCGAGAGCACGCCTTTACCAAAAGAGCAACCTAAGGTGCCTCAAATAGATCCCGTTTTATTAAGACCTGTTGATGATCTTGAACTGACGGTTCGTTCAGCAAATTGTCTCAAAGTTGAAAATATTTACTATATCGGTGATTTGATTCAACGTACTGAGGCTGAATTACTTCGTACACCAAATTTGGGTAGAAAATCTCTTAATGAAATAAAAGAAGTTTTAGCTTCGCGTGAACTGACGCTAGGTATGAAACTTGAAAATTGGCCCCCCGCTAATTTAGAGAATATTGCAAAGGAATCGAATCATGCGCCATCGTAATGGTTATAGAAAACTAAATCGAACAAGTAGCCATCGATTGGCTATGCTCCGTAATATGAGTAATTCTTTGTTACGTCATGAAGTTATTAAGACAACTTTGCCTAAAGCTAAAGAATTGAGACGTGTGGTGGAACCCATGATTACTTTGGGAAAGACCCCTACGCTTTCTAATAAACGGCTTGCATTTAATCGACTTCGGGATCGTGATATTGTTGTGAAATTGTTTTCTGAGCTTGGCCCCAGATATGTTTCTAGACCGGGTGGATACTTACGAATTCTTAAAAATGGTTTTCGTAAAGGAGATAATGCGCCCATGGCATTGGTAGAATTGCTTGACAGGCCGGAATCTAATGTCGCTCATGATGACGCCGATAACTAATATAGAATATTTTCCAAAAATTTAATTATTTTATATCGTTATTTTATTCCTGATAAATGTGGATGAGAATTACTCTCTTCTGCTATGAGATCGCTTAGCTTTACCATCCTAAGGCTAATAGGGGATGGTGAGTTTCATTCCGGCGCATCGTTAGGTAATAAAATTGGATTGTCTAGGGCGAGTATCTCAAATGGATTGCGAGGTCTTGAGCAATACGGCGTGCGAATTCTTAAAATTCGCGGACGAGGTTATCGCTGGGTCAATCCAGTTGAATGGCTTGATAAAAGCAGGATTGTCAATTATTTTGATAAATCTTTGGAGCCGGTTCATCTTGTTCTTCTTAATTCCGTAGATTCTACAAATAGTTATTTAATAAATAACTACGGTTCTCATTTATCTATTTGTAATAAAATTCCGGTTATTGCGACTGAACTACAAACGCAAG
This genomic window from Nitrosomonas cryotolerans ATCC 49181 contains:
- the rpsH gene encoding 30S ribosomal protein S8; its protein translation is MSMSDPIADMLTRIRNAQLAEKSSVLMPSSKLKKSIAMVLEAEGYIESYSTRELENKAVLEIKLKYYAGSPVIEKINRISRPGLRIYKSTANIPSVMNGLGVAIVSTSKGVMTDRKARASGVGGEILCTIV
- the rpsN gene encoding 30S ribosomal protein S14, translating into MAKIAIINRDKKRREIVKKFASKREALNKAANDINSSLEERYNARIELQKLPRDSSPVRLRNRCALTGRPRGVYSKFGLGRSKLRDIAMSGKIPGITKASW
- the rplO gene encoding 50S ribosomal protein L15, whose protein sequence is MYLNSIKPGFGSNPSRRRLGRGIGSGLGKTAGRGHKGQKSRAGGFHKTGFEGGQMPLQRRLPKRGFVSPKSNQSFKIRLSTINKLTEDNINLVTLKEMGIISRQIKYVKIYLSGNIERKVTLSGVSVTSGAKAAIESVGGSVE
- the rpsS gene encoding 30S ribosomal protein S19 gives rise to the protein MARSVKKGPFVDLHLIDKIEAARATNDKRPIKTWSRRSTIIPDFIGLTIAVHNGKQHIPVYVTENMVGHKFGEFSNTRTFKGHAGDKKAVGSKR
- the rpmJ gene encoding 50S ribosomal protein L36 → MKVLASVKKICRNCKVIRRNRVVRVICSDPRHKQRQG
- the rplF gene encoding 50S ribosomal protein L6 codes for the protein MSRVSQNPVQIPSNVDIDLSSSEITIKGPLGVLQHKLTSDIKLEINDGVLLVKATNDSKQANAMSGTMRALIANMVQGVVNGFQKKLSLVGVGYRAQTDGYSLNLALGYSHPIVHKMPSGIKAETPSQTEVIIKGIDKQKVGQVAAEIRAYRRPEVYKGKGVRYSDEVIVLKEAKKK
- the rpmD gene encoding 50S ribosomal protein L30, whose amino-acid sequence is MSKDLDSLNVKITLVKSLIGTKRSHRATVRGLGLRRINSSRVVKMTPAIQGMISKVNYLLKCEG
- the rplP gene encoding 50S ribosomal protein L16, with the protein product MLQPARTKYRKQQKGRNTGVATRGAKVSFGEFGLKAVGRGRITARQIESARRAMTRHIKRGGRIWIRIFPDKPISHKPAEVRMGKGKGNPEYFVAEIQPGKMLYEMDGVNEELARQAFRLAASKLPIQTTFVIRQIGG
- the rpsC gene encoding 30S ribosomal protein S3; amino-acid sequence: MGQKIHPTGFRLSVHRNWSSRWYANSATFSDMLNEDIKVRAYLSSKLKHASVGRVLIERPSKNARITIFTSRPGVVIGKKGEDIEVLRSELQKRMGVPVHVNIEEIRKPEIDAQLIADNIAQQLEKRIMFRRAMKRAMQNAMRLGAQGIKIMSSGRLNGIEIARTEWYREGRVPLHTLRADLDYGTSEARTTYGIIGIKVWIFKGELLGKSDQANANISSPPFPADSNKKN
- the rpsE gene encoding 30S ribosomal protein S5 is translated as MAKMGRTQGKPPSTDESSDGLKEKMVAINRVTKVVKGGRILGFAALTVVGDGDGGVGMGKGKSREVPVAVQKAMDEARRKMIKVKLKNGTIYHPVVGVHGAAKVYMQPASEGTGIIAGGPMRAIFEVMGMHNILAKCIGSTNPYNVVRATLQGLSNMNTPANIAAKRGKSVEEILDLGK
- the secY gene encoding preprotein translocase subunit SecY yields the protein MATKDTRIKSVDKFSDLKRRLWFLLLALIVYRIGAHVPVPGIDPVVLKDLFESQEGGVLGMFNMFSGGALSRFSIFALGIMPYISASIIMQLGAVAIPYLETLKKEGESGRRKITQYTRYGTLGLALLQGYGISIALQSQAGLVIEPGPMFVLTTVITLVTGTIFLMWLGEQITERGIGNGISLIIFAGIAAGLPSAIGGTLELVSTGAMHFLVALAIFIAAALVTAFVVFVERGQRKILVNYAKRQVGKKVYGGQSSHLPLKLNMSGVIPPIFASSIILFPATLAGWFATGESMVWLKDISGALSPGQPLYVMLYATMIIFFCFFYTALVFNPKETSDNLKKSGAFIPGIRPGDQTVKFIERIMLRLTLAGSIYVTLVCLLPEFLILKWNVPFYFGGTSLLIIVVVTMDFMSQVQSHVMSSQYESLLKKTNFKGGGAKFPVR
- the rplV gene encoding 50S ribosomal protein L22 — its product is MQTTAILRGVRLSNQKGRLVANQIRGMPVDKALNLLAFSPKKGAAIIKKLLESAIANAEHNDGADIDELKVLSIYVDRGTFMMRTSPRAKGRGNRIAKPTCHISLTVAD
- the rplX gene encoding 50S ribosomal protein L24; translation: MRKIKKGDDVIVIAGKDKGKRGSVMRVVGDDGLVVQGVNRVKKHQKPNPAKGLDGGITELEMPLHLSNVAIFNFSTKKADRVGFKINDKNQKIRIFKSNGQEIDA
- the rpsQ gene encoding 30S ribosomal protein S17, with amino-acid sequence MSNDNLNRTLTGRVISNKTSKTVTVLVERKVKHPLYGKIISRSKKYHAHDEKNEYEMGDAVIIEECRPLSRTKAWRVIKLLSKSTLV
- the rpmC gene encoding 50S ribosomal protein L29 is translated as MKLNELRSLTVDELKNELLLLLKSQFGLRMQQAAQQLSNHNQIRNTRRDIARVKTILSQKTH
- the rplE gene encoding 50S ribosomal protein L5, with translation MARLQEFYRDTVTKQLMEQFNYKSIMEVPKISKITLNIGVGEATADKKVIENVVSDMLKICGQQPVVTKAKKSIATFKVREGYPVGCTVTLRRLRMYEFLDRLITVAIPRIRDFRGISGKSFDGRGNYNMGIKEQIIFPEIEYDKIDALRGMNITFTTSAKTDLEAKALLSAFSFPFKN
- the rplN gene encoding 50S ribosomal protein L14; this encodes MIQMQSILNVADNTGARSIMCIKVLGGSKRQYAGIGDIIKVSVKDAAPRGRVKKGEVYNAVVVRTAKGVRRVDGSLIKFDSNAAVLLNNKLEPIGTRIFGPVTRELRNARFMKIVSLAPEVL
- the infA gene encoding translation initiation factor IF-1; the protein is MAKEETIQMQGEILETLPNATFRVKLENGHIVLAHISGKMRMHYIRILPGDKVTVDLTPYDLTRARITFRAK
- the rplR gene encoding 50S ribosomal protein L18, producing the protein MQNLKQMRLRRARRSRAKIAELGIFRLSVHRTNAHIYAQLIDDSGGKVLASASTLEPEIRKDLTCGGNVVAASIIGKRIAEKAIKCGIEAVAFDRSGYKYHGRVKALAEAARDNGLKF
- the rpsM gene encoding 30S ribosomal protein S13 — translated: MARIAGVNIPNHQHVKIALTAIYGIGNSRSQKICETIGIDCNVKLKDISDSQIDKLRDHIAKLTVEGDLRREISMNIKRLMDLGCYRGLRHRRGLPVRGQRTKTNARTRKGPRKAVRAR